The sequence GGTCGAGGGTAGagtaaggcttgctgacttggtccgcacatgtcatcgcttccgaattgctcagatcgatacTTATGTTGTTAATGaatggaatgtctggtccagactcgattatgtagagactgccgccatgtagatggaatattgctaagtgcggcgtaaatctaaactcactcacttgttttttGCTGGTTTAAAGGGGACTCACAAGATTTTTATCTCATTAAGTTCTAAACCGATACAAACGTTGAGGGTGAGGGgtgattatatatttttttctaaacaaACAGTTAAATAATACATTACAATGCCAGAAACTGTAACGTTAGTACTGACGACTGCTGAATGTTTGCTGACAGAcaggatagaatttcggtgcacttggGACATATATTCGTTTGAATATGGGATGTTTTAAAACAAACCTCGTGAAATGGCTCACTCCATGACAACTACTTTAAGCAACTAATTTACATTGCATTTTCCAACAGTTAAGTGGTTGTCATTTCAGTAACCGATGTGATGTTTTAATTCGCGTGTGCGGTTCTATATAGGACAGTTAATATTGATTTATCTCAATAACATTTCACCCTTTTTCATTAAATCTCGTGACAAAAGGGGAAAGAGTTTTTCAACCTATTTATTACCCGctttcacaaacaaacacaaacttgATGCGACATAAATTTGATATGAGATgggaagctcgtttaatatTCTGTAATTATGAGCCAGGATGGGCTGCAGCTGTGCAAATATCTGTTTAGTCAACTGGATCTATATTTACATCATCGGCCAATATCCCTAACGTTGTATTGTTATACACACCTGTCTGTATCCAGATGGCAATAATTCATTTCTGGACGTAAAACTGCACTCTGATATTCCTCACAGGAATGGTTACATAGGGAAATGAAAGGACGATACGGTATTCACTGGTTTCAGAGAAGCATGTGTCACAATGCAAAGAGGTTTGTTGTTCTCTGTGTCCTGATCATTACCAGTATCTTCCTTGCATCGACGTTTCTTCGTGGTCATAAGTCACACCAAAGGTAACGTATATCCTAACTGATATTAATTGATATACTGGTGCATGGCTTTACAATAACTCACACCAACCGACTGACAGAGTTTGGTTTAATGACTCTTTTAGgaactccagcaatatcacggcggtgacACCacgaatgggcttcacacattatacccatgtgggaatcttTAACAACGAAACACTTTGGCAGGATGTGTTGGTTTCATCAGGGAATATAGACATGTTTGTCAATGTATATGCTTTGAGTTAAGTTGAAGCTgtacatgtgttatgtaaatCTAAATCACAGCGCTCACAATGTAAACgaaatatatgacatatttaCATGACCATCAGCATAGCCAGGTACATGGCAGCTGCCGGCGTGTAATTTACCCTAATTAGCCTAAGTGTGTGGACGGTTGGCAACAGAAGTTTAACATTGTGGGTGTGGTGCTGGATGCTGCGAGCTGACCACACATGGATGGTAATATGATACAGGGCAGCCTGACAGTAACATATGCATATTGAATGTAGCGGGACTTGACCCTCGGATAGCGGCTATGCAGGTAGGTTGACGATCGCCACTGTGAAGCTGCCGGGCCGTTGTTTCATTATCATGTAATCTttccatgtgctggattgactTACAAAAAAGCATTCAACTCTGTgtctcacgaatggattctgttGTCTTCCATTGTATTGATCACCCTGAGCGATTACTGATTCACTCAAGTCTGCTTCAGAGTCGCTGGTCGATTCAACTTGACTGGAACGGGCAGACGTCGGAATCTGTTCCTATCAAAAGGGCAATATTTCaggggactcctttagtcctcTGCTCTCTTTGATTTGATTGAGCTATCCTCCCAATAAACAGGATGGTTACCATCTAGGACCTGCTCAGCACAGATCCCTAACGCCTCTTATCCATCTCCTTTACAAAGATAACAACGAGCTCCTTGACAAAGGACATATTATTTGAAACAGCAGTTTCTCCTTGTCGAGCCATTTTCTATTAATCTGGACTCGACATATGTGATACTACCGGATCTGTCAAGTTCCGATAAACGGATCGGaaggggaggagttattgagcatcttgtagATGATCAAGTCTACACTTATCTTTGAATGCTGGTTCGAGACACGTATCTAAATGCTCAGTTTCAAGATAAGATAAACTCGAGTTtgtgtgacaacactgaaagtttGACGGAAAATTATAGAGACCAAAATTGGTGTTGGTGGCGAGCTTTTGGGATGTTCCCGATCTCAAATTCGAGTTTGACAACAAGTACCGTCAAACTTTAGTTTGCCTTGTGAGGGCCACTTAACGCCTACTCAAGTTCATCCAGAGTCTGGGGCGAACATGGAGACCGTAAACACGACTTCAAATAATGTCCCAAGCCTGTTCAATGAAAGTAAGATCAGGTGACCTTGCAGACCAGTGCTGTATGTTTGATGTTGTTGAGCTAAAGAACTCTTACTCGATGTGGACAAGTATTATGATCCGTGACAAGTAAGTTAGCTTTACTGCTAGGTTTTATCCGATCAGAGTGGAGAGTGGAGTGGACGTGTgaggtgtggagcatgtgcatgccacacattgtgcagGTTGTTTCGCAAGGTGTTTTTGACCTTATCAATGTTATGTGATAAATCAAATTGACAGTCACTGAAAGTTATCTATTCGTTACGTCTTTACCTTTAAGTAATATGTCAACAAAAATCGCTGTCCAAATCGATAAATATATTACGCTGAAAATACTTGTTGCTTAATACTTTTATGACTAGTATATCAAATTCGTTATTTTATTTCAATACATTTCAAAGGTGAAGAGGCGGCGATGACTGCTAAGGTCAGATACACTGACAACAAACCTAAACAATCCAGAATACAGTACATCATCTACCTCTGTGACGATGGACCTATTCCATGTGGAGGGTGGGCAGACAGACAACGAGGAATAGTAGGCGCTTATCTTCTAGCAAATGTAACAGGAAGACGTTTCGGCATCAACATGACCTTTCCATCTGATATAAAGCTCTTCTACGTTCCGAATATTGTCAACTGGTATATCCGAGAAAGTGAAATTCAGGGATTAAGTAAGGAATTTCTCCGTTGGATAGACAATAGAAATGGCCCTAAAGACGTTAATGGTGACTTCAACGTCAAGCACCCAAGGGATGTCATATTTTTAAGAACAAATATGGATATAATCACACAGATTCAAAACAGTCCACAATATGGTCATCTTGTTCCAGAAACGTTCAGGAACCTAAACCGTGGTACGGTGTTTCACACAATTTGGCATCTTCTCATGAAGCCATCACTTCATTTCGAGGAGCgaattgacatgtttatgagcaAGTTACCGAGAACAGATGAATTAATTTGTGCCCATGTACGAATGAGGAGAAATCCAACTATTCCAAACGATGGATCTCAGATCAATTCCTTATCCACTGTCAAATATTTGTGGACGTTTCTATCTAAATTCCCAAACGCAAGTCGTGTTTTCATTGCTACTGACTCCATTGACGTACGATTAAGTGCCAAGAAGTATTTTGGCAGTAGAGAAATTGATATTGGTGGGATGGTGCTTCATGTTGACAGACAGGGAAAGAAGCCCAATGCCGTTTGGGGCTTTGAGATGGCGCTGCTAGACCAAGCTGTTCTCAGTCGCTGTCCGGTTCTCGTTGTTTCAAAAAGTGGCTTTAGTTGTAGGGCCGCCATGATGTCACACCTGGATCAAGAACTTTATGAGTTCAATAATGGCACAATCTCTCCATATCTTCGACTGAAATCAGAGGTGTTCTAGAAGGCATTTTCCCCATTACCTGCAGACGACGGTACATTCTAATCATCCTTTGAGATGTTCTCTGATAAACTACTCACAGACTTTCAAGGAGTGATTTAGCAGACACTTTGTGATAAAGTCTCATTACCGCATGACCGATGTAATTCCATGGGAACCGGTACTACAACCTCTGTCGTGACATGATTGGAGATTATCAGCTGAATTTATTAATTCTTGAatttatttcagtattttaGTGCATTTGTTCAGTTCTCTTAAAATAAGACAGAAGGTAATTATGCATGTTTTAAGCTTAAGAATGTTAGATTCATACCTTTAATCATTTCGCAACCATTATGATCCGCAAATCGGTACCTTATTGGTGAGGTCATATATTGTCACAAGCATGTATCACTGCTCTCTTTCAgccacgtgtgtgtgtgtgtgtgtgtgtgtgtgtgtgtgtgtgtgtgtgtgtgtgtgtgtgtgtttgttaagCAGTGCAAGCTAAAGATGATACCACTGAGACACAGTATTTAGACCTGAATCAAATCTTTCCATGCCCCTCATCACGCAGGTTTGCCAAATGTATCAtgattcaagtgagtgagtttagttttactccgcattcagcaatgttccagttatatgtctgtaaataatcgcgtctggaccagaccatccagtgatcaaaagcatgagcatcgatctgtgcaattgggaaccgatgacatgtgccaacccaatcagcgagtctgaccacccgatcccgttagtcccgtTCTACCCCAGAGCTTCACGGGCATCGTGATTAATGTATTTTGATGAATTGATCAAACTATCGACATTCGCTCTGAAGAGTGCAAGCTAAAGACGATCCACAATGTCAAGTATTATTAGATAGTATTAGAATACAAGAATCAAATATTACGACAATATATTTCATGAGCCACGCCAGTAACCTGTCGGAACAAAAATAGCAGTATCTTAAATCTTGTGTTTGGAATACGTTAAATCTTTCTGAGTACCTGCTTGTGGGGAAGACATACATATACAGAGAATGTTCGTAGCATATTCATTGTGCGTTGGTTGTGAGGAGTAGTGTCATATCACTACTTTGGAAGGGTCTACAAATACAGAGCATAAAGTATGAGATGTGCGTTCAGTTAAAACAAGTCTGTCTGGTGAAATTTCTGTCTCACAAATTTCATATGCTTTCTTTGGTTGTTACAGTTAATTTGGCATATCGTACATTGATAAGACCCAGTGAAGAAAACACGCAATTTGGATGTACAAATGATCACTTCCAAACTTTGCGGCTGTgttttctgaagaccaattaaGGAAGGAGTATGATTGGGGACTAGCTCCTGAATAACATCCATGTTTATCTCTATCATTTATGTCAGACACTCATTAGCCTCCTTCAACGATTGATGTTTGTCAATGACACTGATTCAGTTCACGCTGCCAGACAGTGCAGGATACTAAGAAACGTATGGATGCTGTAGGTGGTTGTTCCCTGATGGACATACAAAACACGCATTGTGAATGAACTTTCCTTACAAGCTAAAAGACTGTGATCTCAGAAGGTACATGTAGTGTTTATGTGATCGTATGCAATACAATAAAACTAGCCCCAATCACCTTTTCAAATAGGTAAACTAATTCCACCTAATTATTTTAGAAATTCCACATTTCTCTTTAACAGCTCTCTCATAATGAGACTCGTAATTATGTTCAGCATTTTCTTCTTCAATTTTCCCAGTTTGtcaacctcctcgtggtgggtgcggTGGTAACGCTAAGTACCTTTCTTCCATGTGGAAGCGGGACAGAATGAGtctacagcaccccattgctggtcgtaagaggcgaccaattTGGGCAGCCAGTTAGCTGTGTTTGGCATCCTGTGTCGATGGAGGACGGGATCTTGGACCGTTTTGCCCAACACATTTCTTTGGCTCTTACTTCATCTAGATGGTTGGTTGAATGGTctcgattcaatcaatcggctggttaCCCCATGCCATGAGCGTGTAACTGTTCATGTCGACATTTTGCATGCATTAACATACTGAATGTTGACACTGAATACTGTGCTTTTTATATTTTCAGCATTATAATTGTCTTGAGTCGTGTGCCAGATTGTGGTGACTAATGGACCAGTCTGAACTTATCGACCCCTGCATTCTATGTTTCTTGAGATATGTGTCAAGGGCCGAGCCCGCCTGGCATATATTCCTTTTCGTTATTATAGCTATTCAtttatttactggagtatagcATTTCTGTAACTCTGGTGTTGCAGCATGGCGTCCGCTGTATCGTTGCCCTTgctgacactcgatggcggtgGGGAGCAGAAAAACttgaacatatttatcttatcaCGTCTCTCCACAATCAATCGGGTTCTTCGAAAGCCAAGAAACATCGACATGCTTATTCTGATGACTTACCAACTGACAACTCTGATTCTTGGCCTCGAATTATCGTTGTTGATTCTGCTGACAACCCGTTTGCCGTCTCGAGGGGCAATAAAGGTGTCTGTGGagaagtgaaaaatgtcaccctCCTCCAAAATGGTTTGGTGGAATGTGCTCGGAGGCAACAATATGTCAATGTGTTCAGCCTTAAGCAGTTGGGTAATACACAGGTTGTTGTATCAGTGCACAGAACACTTAAATCTAGTCGAGGAATTGTTAGAGATCGAGCAAAGAGTCTTTCCTTCAGGATTGAGGAGGACATTGTGTCTGCACTGACTTGTCAAGGTGTTATGGTTTTAATCCTTTCaccaaacaacaagaaaacgttataatcaaaacaaacaccTACTTGTTTACTTTAAACTGTCCAGCCATTCCACAGTCTTTTAAAGCTGGCTATGGACATATGCGTACCtaatgttacggttaagaatataccgagacaaacaatgtaagaaatcccctgtgaaccagcaaaacagaacaaagacaagtttataATATTCAAAtactgtattattattattagatcTAAGCTTGAGCGCAAGTTACACAAAGTCACAAATCAATATCACAAtgctgatttcaaatacaatacaaatgagacaatggcaaagggtcacaaaatatatagtatagcaaaactcaccaaagtcttagtgtgagagagaaacagctatgcagaatgtaacacagcgagcggtcagacggcagtagatcaggcgttgacggatatgTTGACAATGTAAACTCCAGTAAATTAGTGTGAATGTTTCGctcacaacacggcaactagcctttatatatattttcagacatttcccgaacgttcgggcacatacgacaatcgccaacactgtagaaatttctagcagtctcccggaagaaGTAAATAGAAAACCAAGAGCAGATAATTTCCGAAATACCAGAATTCTAAAAATGCagatcatctattatacgaaatgtgacccattacaATTATTATTCATAACGTTGTGACACAGTAATGATTAtgacttaattaataataaaatatacagaaaatacacactcgcaACGCTAATCCATGTTACAAACATCCAGGATTTAGACATGGTGCTAACTCTTGCCATTCGAATAATGTTGTTTGCTACCAGTGCGGTGACACTGCTGTGTGTACAGATAAGTCACTCAGATGTGACAATTATGGCGGGGAGCATGCAGTCTTTTCCAAATTATGTCCTATTATTGAACGAGAGTCAAAAATACTGAGAACTGCATGTACTAACAATGCTTTGTATCATTAAGCAAAAACGTTAGCCTCTGCCGCATCTTAGACTTCTTCCATTCCTTATTCGGTTGCAACGTCCTCTCTTCTTCTATCTGTTGTTAAACATACCAAACCTTCTAAACCTTGCCAAACGTCCATCAGTTGGGTGAATGATCATTCAGAATGATCATCTGAATGACCAGATCATTCTCAAACAAGCTTCACTTGCACCGGGTACACCAATATCCGAAACACAAACGGACGTCCCACTATCACAACACTGGGAACCACAAAAAAAGAGCAAcaaaaaacagaaaagaaacagAAGACAAGAACGGCCAGGACTCTTAAACATTTGGAGGTGCCTTCTTCTTCCTCAACTCCTGCTCCTCCGGTTCAAATCATATTTCAACCTTTAGATATGAAGGTCAGTCCTCCATTCTCTATTCACATGAGGCGTTCGTCACCATCCTTCTCACCAGTTTCAACCACCATAAACGGCTTTAATCACATAATCACTGAAACTGCAGAAGACTTGGCAACAATTTCAACGATTTTGCAATTGTTATCGCAAGTTTTGAAGCCAGCATTATTTTGCTTACAGGAAACATACTTACATGGGACAGATCAAATGCAAATCAGAAAATATGATTCATTTCTATCCACCTCTAAAGGTTAAggccactggaggttcttcAGTATAGGTGAAACAAGGCGTAATTTACTGTCCGGTCGCAGTCAACATATCTCTTCAAACTGTGGCTGTGGTTATAGCCATGCACATAGTTTTCCCCTGCAACGCATTTAAACTTGTTAAATGATTTTGTGAATGACTTTTACATTTCGTGTCCtagtaaaaatatgaatactatcGAAAGGCAATTACAATTATGTCAAAACAGAATTCATAAGTGGTCGTTAGAAAATGGCTTTACGTTTTCAAAGATGAAAACACATATCCACTTCTATAAGAAATCCAAACCTCCCCAAGATCCAGATTTAGTTTTAGATGACACTCCTATCAACGTTGTCAAGGAAGCTTAATTCCTCGGTATAATTTTTTATCAACACTTAACTTTATTACCGCACATAAagtgtttaaaaatagatgCCT comes from Haliotis asinina isolate JCU_RB_2024 chromosome 13, JCU_Hal_asi_v2, whole genome shotgun sequence and encodes:
- the LOC137260373 gene encoding uncharacterized protein, encoding MTAKVRYTDNKPKQSRIQYIIYLCDDGPIPCGGWADRQRGIVGAYLLANVTGRRFGINMTFPSDIKLFYVPNIVNWYIRESEIQGLSKEFLRWIDNRNGPKDVNGDFNVKHPRDVIFLRTNMDIITQIQNSPQYGHLVPETFRNLNRGTVFHTIWHLLMKPSLHFEERIDMFMSKLPRTDELICAHVRMRRNPTIPNDGSQINSLSTVKYLWTFLSKFPNASRVFIATDSIDVRLSAKKYFGSREIDIGGMVLHVDRQGKKPNAVWGFEMALLDQAVLSRCPVLVVSKSGFSCRAAMMSHLDQELYEFNNGTISPYLRLKSEVF